From the genome of Ananas comosus cultivar F153 linkage group 18, ASM154086v1, whole genome shotgun sequence, one region includes:
- the LOC109723652 gene encoding uncharacterized protein LOC109723652, with amino-acid sequence MASPPPPSSPIDTLFLQTLMSRLQLRPPFLDTNSFLTQTLDDFLLHGAGDDSDDPDDDDDDDGGAASAAGSKEERNRRALAKEEAKLEREIIRIVHSGDFLEALKPNSGQSVSIGDHNICVGFHEDPGSEYRVWEWHGHVMLFDEEEGYSAEYIYGNYFERLAGKKGGSRGKKDEGGGNLGLRDLIGGSGNSVGNGGGRVLHRNSIR; translated from the coding sequence ATGGCGTCTCCCCCGCCCCCTTCGTCCCCGATCGACACACTCTTCCTCCAAACCCTAATGAGTCGCCTCCAACTCCGCCCCCCGTTCCTCGACACCAACTCCTTCCTCACCCAAACCCTAGACGACTTCCTCctccacggcgccggcgacgactcCGATGAtcccgacgacgacgatgacgacgatggCGGTGCCGCCTCCGCCGCAGGGAGCAAGGAGGAGAGAAACCGCCGCGCCCTCGCCAAGGAGGAGGCGAAGCTCGAGAGGGAGATCATCCGCATCGTCCACTCCGGCGACTTTCTCGAGGCCCTCAAGCCCAACTCGGGCCAATCCGTCTCCATCGGCGACCACAACATCTGCGTAGGGTTCCACGAGGACCCCGGTTCCGAGTACCGCGTGTGGGAGTGGCACGGCCACGTGATGCTCTTCGACGAGGAAGAGGGGTACTCGGCCGAGTACATATACGGGAACTACTTCGAGCGGTTGGCGGGCAAGAAGGGAGGGAGCAGAGGGAAGAAGGATGAGGGGGGTGGGAATTTGGGGCTTAGGGATTTGATCGGGGGGTCGGGCAATTCGGTTGGAAATGGCGGGGGCAGGGTCCTTCACCGTAACTCGATCAGGTAA
- the LOC109724494 gene encoding transcription factor bHLH112-like: MLGHFQTEVNSLKPASGMWGDAGFSSLSSTLGADFGSGESSRMRSSNASSVELERFIMGDLFPVSHDFDDLQHHLDSFSSPVLSLPHPTLFSTALSNNNIVTVGDKNGLMGNADTNSGAPQYIFPAPIAACIEKQVCTREVVVENGESSLGLRALKRLKTMTQGDRKPTSARKQLLKAPAKRSQKLGNKITALQQLVSPFGKTDTASVLHEAAVCINVLHRQIQMLTAPSFGINSSVYQQAGRGGQRADLRSRGFCLAPISPTILNLTDQVTLDRDESTAKRDDFYY; encoded by the exons ATGCTTGGTCACTTCCAGACCGAAGTGAATTCCCTGAAGCCGGCTTCCGGAATGTGGGGCGACGCCGGCTTCTCTTCGCTATCTTCGACACTCGGCGCCGACTTTg GGAGCGGTGAATCCTCTCGCATGCGGAGTTCCAACGCCTCCTCCGTCGAGCTCGAGAGATT CATCATGGGGGACTTGTTTCCAGTTTCTCACGATTTTGATGATCTGCAACATCACTTGGATAGCTTTTCCTCACCTGTTCTATCTCTTCCACACCCCACACTTTTTTCTACTGCTCTATCAAATAACAATATTGTTAcag TGGGAGATAAAAATGGTTTGATGGGTAATGCTGATACCAACTCAGGAGCACCTCAGTATATTTTTCCTGCACCCATAGCAGCT TGTATAGAAAAGCAAGTGTGTACAAGAGAAGTAGTTGTAGAGAACGGAGAGAGTAGTTTAGGTTTAAGAGCATTGAAGAGACTGAAGACGATGACACAGGGGGATCGGAAGCCGACTTCGGCGAGAAAACAGTTGCTGAAG GCACCTGCGAAGAGAAGCCAAAAGCTGGGAAATAAGATCACAGCTCTTCAGCAGCTTGTTTCTCCTTTTGGGAAG ACGGATACGGCATCAGTGCTTCATGAAGCAGCAGTTTGCATTAATGTCCTTCATCGGCAGATCCAG ATGCTTACTGCTCCTTCCTTTGGGATAAATTCTTCAGTTTATCAAcag GCCGGCCGTGGGGGCCAGAGGGCCGACTTGCGAAGCAGAGGCTTCTGTCTGGCGCCTATATCTCCAACCATCCTTAACCTAACGGATCAAGTTACACTCGATCGCGATGAATCGACAGCTAAAAGAGATGATTTTTACTACTAG
- the LOC109724195 gene encoding histone H2B.11-like, producing MAPKGEKKPAEKKPAASDKAEEEKEKKGSGAAEKAPAAEKKPKAGKRLPSKEGGGAGAGSGDKKKKKKAKKGSETYKIYIFKVLKQVHPDIGISSKAMSIMNSFINDIFEKLAQEASRLARYNKKPTITSREIQTSVRLVLPGELAKHAVSEGTKAVTKFTSS from the coding sequence ATGGCGCCCAAGGGCGAGAAGAAGCCCGCGGAGAAGAAGCCCGCGGCCTCCGAcaaggcggaggaggagaaggagaagaagggttCCGGTGCGGCGGAGAAGGCCCCCGCGGCGGAGAAGAAGCCGAAGGCGGGGAAGCGGCTCCCGTCGAAGGAGGGGGGAGGCGCGGGTGCGGGTTCCGgcgacaagaagaagaagaagaaggcgaagaAGGGGAGCGAGACGTACAAGATCTACATCTTCAAGGTGCTCAAGCAGGTCCACCCCGACATCGGCATCTCCAGCAAGGCCATGAGCATCATGAACTCCTTCATCAACGACATCTTCGAGAAGCTCGCTCAGGAGGCCTCCCGCCTCGCCCGCTACAACAAGAAGCCCACCATCACCTCCCGCGAGATCCAGACCTCGGTCCGCCTCGTCCTCCCCGGCGAGCTCGCCAAGCACGCCGTCTCCGAGGGCACCAAGGCCGTCACCAAGTTCACCAGCTCCTAG